In Dysidea avara chromosome 3, odDysAvar1.4, whole genome shotgun sequence, a single window of DNA contains:
- the LOC136251719 gene encoding Golgi-associated plant pathogenesis-related protein 1-like yields MGCCFGKGQDQFARDLISAHNRYRAKHNAPSLRWNSSAATAAQRWANHLAKQKALQHGDHEGMGQNLAWASGKELTGQGATDMWYNEINQYNFNNPGFASGTGHFTQLVWVETTQVGVGKATTNDGQTFVVANYIPPGNVVGRQNFEKNVQRAK; encoded by the exons ATGGGATGTTGCTTCGGAAAAG GTCAGGACCAGTTTGCACGTGATTTGATATCAGCACACAATCGATACCGCGCTAAGCACAACGCTCCTTCACTGCGCTGGAATAGCAGTGCTGCAACAGCTGCTCAAAGATGGGCCAACCACTTAGCCAAACAGAAGGCACTCCAGCACGGAGACCATGAAGGAATGGGACAAAACCTCGCGTGGGCATCCGGTAAAGAACTCACTGGGCAAGGAGCCACTGACATGTGGTACAACGAGATAAACCAGTACAATTTCAATAATCCTGGATTTGCCTCTGGCACTGGTCACTTCACACAGCTAGTCTGGGTAGAAACAACACAAGTCGGAGTTGGTAAAGCGACGACTAATGATGGACAAACCTTTGTCGTAGCTAACTACATCCCTCCTGGAAATGTTGTAGGTCGCCAAAACTTTGAAAAGAATGTACAAAGAGCAAAATAG